DNA sequence from the Falco peregrinus isolate bFalPer1 chromosome 1, bFalPer1.pri, whole genome shotgun sequence genome:
GGGGGCATAGGTGACCTCCCCCGCTCTAGTCCTGCACACTCGAGGGGAGGGAGCTGTGCGGCCGGAGGATTGGGAGGGGGGGGCACACATCGGGTTTGGAGCTGCGCGGGGACCAGGAGGGGCGAAGGGGCGAGTCACAGTGCGCGGTGCCCCCGCGGGAGCGCAGGGCGGGACGGGGCCGCGGCAGTACCCGCGCCCCGACGGCCCCGGACCCGTGGGAACCGGCCCGACCcggccggcagcggcggggccgcaGCGCCACCTGGCGGCTCGGCGCGGCACGGCATGGTGCGGTCTGGCATGGCTCGGCGCGGCACGGCACCCTACAAGGCCAAGGCCAGGTTGGCTTCTGTCAGGAGCCACCTTCCCGGCCAGAAGAGCCTCTGCGGCGGCCAGGGGCCCTACACCCACCCGCCCGGACCGCGGCACCTCCTGATCCCTTTCCCCCGCACTCTacagccccttccctgcaccCTGTGGCACCTCACACCCCCTGTCCTGCACCCCACGGCAGCCCACATCTCCTCCCCCGCCCCCTACAGCCCCTTCCCTGCGCCCTATGGCACCCTAAATCCCCTTGCCCACACCGTTACCCGGCTCCTTTTATCCCACGCCCCCGCCGTACCCAGCTGCCCCGGCCGCGGTgagccgcccccgccgccccggggcttCGCGCTGGGGGTCCCGGGGCCCCGAAGCCGGGCGGAGCGACTGCACCCCGCACCGGGCTTGGCACCCCCCCGGTGCGGGGCGGGTCACCGCCGCCGTGCCCCAGGGGCCGCCCGGCCCCACGCGTGTCACAGGCGCGGTCGATCCTAGGCTCCGCGCACGCAGCCGCCCGCCGCCTGTTTCCCCGCCTCCCGCGAAAGGCACGAGCAAAACGCGAAGGGTGCGCGCGGTGACCCGGTACCGGGCCGGCAGCAGCGCCGGTTTCCGCCCACAGGCCACGGGGCGGGCGGAGGGAGCAAAACTGGCAGTGCCGGGCGCGGTGCCCCACGCCGACCGCGGCAGGACTCGAACCTGCAATCTTCTGATCCGAAGTCAGACGCCTTATCCATTAGGCCACGCGGCCGCCGCTGCTGCTGGTTTCCCGCGCGGCCTACTGAGCCAACCGCCGGTGGACCGTACCATGAccgccggggggggggtggcggggcggGATGGGACGTCAGCGCGGCCGGAAGCTCCCCCGGGCGCCCCTGTTCGGAGCCGCCCCCCGGCCCAGGCCCGGGCTGCGCGCGCCGgcagcaggtgggtgcccggggcgaggtggggtgggggtgcacGGGGGTGCACGGGGGTGCACGGCTgcctgccttgcacagctgcctgccttgcacagctgcGAGGGTGTGTGTACGTGGCTGCAGGGGTGTTGCACGACTGCGGAGGGTGTTGCACGGCCGCGGGGGGGGGTTGTTGCATGGCCGGGGGGGGCGTGTTGCACGGCCGCGAGGGGGGCGGGTGTTGCACGGCCGCGAAGGGGGGGTGTTGCACGGCCGCGAAGGGGGGGTGTTGCACGGCTGCGGGGGGCTTGCACGGCTCGGCAGCCCGGCCTCCCCCGCCGTGCGGTGCCGCGGGCCCCGGCTGTGCCCAGCCCGCCCCACGCTGTTACTCTCTCCGTGCAGCTCCGTGCTGGCAGCGCATCCCGGGGCGGGCAGCGATGAGGCGCTTGCTCTGGAGGAGGCCAGTGGCCACCAAGCCCCAGCGATGCACCTCCAGCTCCTCCGCCAGCCGCCCGCAGCCGGAGAGCCCGAGCCAGGAGCCCGCCAAGGGCCAGCGGCGCGTGAACCCCCTCAACATCCAGATGCTGTCCAGGACCCTCCACGAGCAGATCTTCCGGGGGGCCCAGGTCCACCACTCGGAGGCGGAGATCCAGAGGAGCGTGGAGCACCTGCAGCGCCATGACCTGTGGGGCAAGGAGACCTCCATGCTGCCCGACGTGGACCTGCAGCTGCCCCACATGTACGGGGATAACATCGATGAGCACTTTCGCCTTCTGGCGCAGAAGCAGAGCTTGCCCTACCTGGAGGCGGCTCatgagctgctgcagtgcacGCTGCCCCCCATGCCCGCCCAGTGGgcctggcagctgggctggacCCGCTACAGCCCCGACGGCCGGGCAGAAGCTGTTGACTTCCCCAAGGAGCGAGCGATGGTGCTGGATGTGGAGGTGTGCGTGGCTGATGGCCACTGCCCGACGCTGGCCGTGGCGGTCTCACCGCATGCCTGGTGAGATGCAATGCCAGCAGTGACGCAGGCGGGGGGTTGTGGCAGGCAGGGGGACAGctttgggaaggatggggatgCTTCTGAGTGGAGCCTTTTCCAGCAAACCGCTGCTGGCTTGGGGGGAAAAGAGCGGAGCTCTAAAGCATGGCTGTGGGACGTGTGTCCTGGTTAGCCAGCACAGTGCTCCCCGGGGTCGATCGCCTCCCTCAGAGGGGCTCCTGCTCGACACCCCATGGCACAGCAGGGGCTTTTGGTGCTGGGAACCCGTACTTTGATTTTTACAGCTGTGGGGTCCCGCATGTCCCTCTGCAGGTACTCATGGTGCAGCAAGCGGCTGCTGGAGCAGCGGTATTCCTGGTCCAGCCACCTCACCCTGGCCGACCTCATTCCTCTGGAGAGCCCGgcaggtgctggctgtgctggcaaGCAGGACTGGCTGGAGAGAGTGGTGGTGGGACACAACGTGGCCTTCGATCGGGCATTCATCAAGGAGCAGTACCTCATCCAGGTAATCCACAGTGCCATTGCTTCATGCCGGCAGCTGCAGTTTGTTACTCAGATGATAATTTGCATTGGTTCTTCGGGCTCATTTCGGCAGATGCTGTTGTCCACAGAAACACCAGGGCTGTGCTCGCCTTGTCTTGCGGAACAGGTTGAGGTTGGATCCCTTTAGAGGGAGATATTCTTGCAGCCCGTAAGGTTGCTGGAGCTTGCAGGGTTGCAGCTGGGGATGTGGCAGTAGCCTTTAAGCAGCtgacagcctgtgctgggggtgCTCTTGGCTCTCAAAGGAGGGCTGCCGGGAGGCAAAGCTTTGCCTTGACAAAAGCAGTCTGAGCAGAGGACTTGCAGCTCTGTAACACAGGGCAGTGCTTGCTGGCAGCTACAGGAGATTTGGCAGCACATTTCTCTTCCAGCATGTCCCAGAccatctcttttctctctcttgacctgtcccagggctcccGGTTACGTTTCCTGGACACCATGAGCATGCACATGGCCATCTCGGGGCTGACGGGCTTCCAGCGCAGCCTCTGGATGGCTGCCAAGCATGGCAAGaggaaggggctgcaggaggtCAAGCaacacatgaagaaaacatgcagCAAGATGGAGGGGCCAGCTGTGAGTAAGGGAGCTGAGCCGCTGCCAGTGGCGTGGGTGGCAGGGGACCATTTGATTCTGTAACAGGACTGCTTGATTCTTTAATGGAACTGTTTGCTCCTGTACTGGGACCACCTGCTGCTCTACTGGCAGAGTAGGAGCTgttggagcagctctgctgggtgaAGCTCTCCCAGTACCTTGCAGATGAGGTGGCGCTGGTTTAAAACGGGGCAGCAGCATCGTTTACCTCTCCTGATCTCGGCCGTGGCCTGTCCTTGTCCCACGCTGTCTGACCCTGTGTTGTTTGCAGATTACTTCCTGGGACTGGGTGCACGTCAGCAGCATCAACAACCTGGCAGACGTGCACGCGCTGTATGTCGGGGGGGAGCCGCTGGAGAAGGAGGCGCGGCAGCTCTTTGTGAAGGGGACCATGGCCGACGTCAGGAGTCACTTCCAGGTGTGTATGGCCATCCCAGCATCCTGACGGGCGGTGGGAGTGGGGTGGGAGTAGCTGCTGGTGTGGTTTccattttgctgccttttcttgcgAGGGctttgggtgtgtgtggggcTGTGGTGTCCCCCATCCTCCCGCAGCCCCGGTGCCTTGCCCTGCGCTGGCAGAGGGGTGGCTGCTTTGCCTGCTCtcacctccctctgctcccaggaCCTGATGTCGTACTGTGCCCACGATGTCCAGGCCACCCACGAGGTGTTTCAGGAGCAGCTGCCACTCTTCATGGAGAGGTGAGAGACGCCAAGCTGGCTGGTGTTGGCCAAGGGGGCAGCAagcttggccagcagcagggaagatCCTGGTCCCTCTGGGGATGGGATGCGGCTCCTCTTGTCCTTAGGCTGGTGGTGGGAAGTTGGGGGGCCCTGAACACCTTTTCAGGAGAGACTtcagacaccaccaccaccaccctgcccctGTAGCTGAGAAGGAATAGACAGCACAGTGTGGCTGGAGGAGGCGAGCAGACTTGGAGGCAGATCAGTGATACAACTCAGGGGTTATTGCACAGGGTTTTAGGGCAGCAGTTTttgtgcagggcaggcagaaggTACAGGGATCCTCACGGGTTTAGGGGAAGAGCATCGAGGGTTGAATGAGTCTGGGAAACCATAGGTGAAGATACATTGATGTCGTAGTCTGGTGCTTCTAGGGCAAATCCCCTCCAGTAGACCTCTAATTCCTTGCTGCTTTGGGCTCTAGGTGTCCCCACCCTGTGACGTTTGCAGGGATGCTGGAGATGGGGGTGTCCTACCTGCCAGTTAATGGGAACTGGAAGAGGTACCTGGATGATGCTCAGGGAATCTatgaggagctgcagaaggaaatgaagaagtCCCTGATGAACCTGGCCAATGATGCCTGCCAGCTGCTACATGAGGACAGGTACCCATGGGCTGGAAGTGCCGGTCCAGCTGCTTGCAGGACAGAGACCAGACACTGGGTGGTCCTTGGGGGTCtgtgggtgggtgctggggatgggagCACATCACAAAGCTGTGGTGTGACAACAGTGTATTGGTAGGTACAAGGATGACCCTTGGCTCTGGGATCTTGAGTGGGACACGCAGGAGTTTAAGCAGAAGAAGAATCCGAAGAAGACGAAGAAGAAGGATCAGGATGGGAACAGCAAAGCCCCCCTGGCAGCGACAGGCACAGATGGGTCCACGCAGGAGTGGCAGGAAGGTGAGTGCAGCTGGTCCCCAGGGATGAGGGATGCTTGAGGGATGCCTTCCCGTGGGCACCCAGGTGAAGGGATGTGCTGGCAGGGTGAAGCATCTCTGACCTGTGTCCCTCTGCTGGGGCATACAGTGGGGTGGCACGGAGGGCTCTTTGACAGCCCATCTTCCTTGCCTCACCAGATCCTGGTCCCCCCAGCGAGGATGAGGAGCTGAAAGCCCCAGCAAGCCAGGTCTGCTTGGAGCATCTGAAGGAGACGGTCGCGCTGCAGCCCAAGAGACTCCAGCACCTGCCAGGCCATCCGGGGTGAGTTGGGGACCCTGGGTGTCCCCGGGGCTTGCCCTGCCCTCTCTGacccatccctgctgctccccagctggtACCGCAAGCTGTGCCCGCGCCTGGAGGAGGCGGGGTGGGTGCCAGGACCCAGCCTCATCAGCCTGCAGATGAGGGTGACCCCAAAGCTGATGCGCCTGGCCTGGGATGGCTTCCCCCTTCATTACTCAGAGAAGCATGGCTGGGGCTACCTGGTGCCAGGGCGGCAGGACAATTTGCTGGCAGCCTCCTCGGAGACAGAGggctccccctgcccacacAGGTGAGAGGAATATAGTGGGGTGCCCCACTGGGGGCTGCCCCGCGGTGGGGTTTGGGAGCTCCCTGGGACCTTGTCCAGGTGGTGACACACAgagccctctcctctcccctgccaGGGTGATCGAGTACCTGtacaggcagcactgcctggagAAAGGCAAGGAGCAGCCCCCGGCGCCGGAGGCTGCTGTGGAGGACGAGCTGCTGGTGATGGACAGCAGCACAATGTGGCAGAAGGTGAAGAAAGGGATGGAGGGTCTCTCGGTGGGAGAGAGAGATACGGGCTGCACTTCTTCCCGTGTGCATGTGAAAACCAGCCCCACGTGTGGCTCCAGGGGCTGGAAGTAAGAAATTTCCTGTAATAAGTGTTAAAGCGCTGGAGAATTAGTGTTTGACCTGGCTTCCTCCGCTGTCCCTCTCTGCTGCAGGTGGAGGAGCTGGGCCAGCTGGAGGGGGACGTGGAGGACAAAATAGGCAGAGCAGAGCCGAGCCTGGCACAGGTGAAAGGGGTTTCCTGCGGGATGGAGTGGTGGGTTGGTCACTCTTCCCGTAACTTCCCTCTCCCACCATGCCCAGGGTGTTCCTGGCATCACCTCGCATGGCTGGTCACAAGAAGGGATGGAGGAGCTGCCTAAGCTGCCAGAAGTGAGGAGCCAGCCCTCATACCACCACGGCAATGGTCCCTACAATGATGTCAACATCCCTGGGTGCTGGTTCTTCAAGCTGCCCCACAAGGCGAGTTGGGTGCTCCTGGGGCTCTTCCTGAGGGCTTCCCAGTCACCCTGCATCCCAGTTCCCCTGgtcctgctgcacagctgtgttACCTTGCCTGTCACCTGAGTGCTGCAGCACTCCTGGGACCCCTGGGATCTTGTTCCATGGGACCGGGTGGTGGAGATACATCACtagctggggcaggaggcacAGAGCTTTACTGAGATTTAGTGGTGGCACACTGAGCTCTGGCACCTCTTTTGCTGCTAAAGGACGGGAACGATAACAATGTGGGAAGCCCTTTTGCCAAGGATTTCCTGCCTCAGATGGAGGATGGCACCCTGCGGGCTGCCGTGGGCCGCACCCACGGGACCAGAGCCCTTGAGATTAACAAAATGATCTCATTTTGGAGGAATGCTCACAAGCGGATCAGGTGAGCAGCTGCTTTCAGCTGAATCGTGACATCCTGCAGGTAGAGGCTGCGTTGCAGCTGGGGGAGGTTGTGCAGATGTCGGGGGCTCAGCATCTCACCTGCTGCATGTTCCCCCCAGTTCCCAGATGGTGGTGTGGCTGAAGAAGGGGGAGCTGCCTCGTGTGGTGACCAGGTATGGCGGGGAATGGCCCCAGCTGGGACTGTGGTCTCCTCTGTGCCACACCGGGAGGGCTCTCGCAGGATGATGCTCTCACGCTCACCTCTGTCCCAGGCACCCTGACTACAATGAGGAGGATGATTACGGAGCCATCCTGCCGCAGGTGGTGACCGCAGGCACCATCACCCGGCGGGCGGTGGAGCCCACATGGCTGACGGCCAGCAACGCCCGGGTATGGCCACCCTTGGGTCCCTGTGGGGGTGTTTGGGGGCACCCTCTGTGTGCTTTGGACTTGTGGGAGCAGGCTGGGTTGGAAGTAGGAGTtgaggctgggtgctgggtttgagggggcagggctggtgctgggaccCTTCTCTTGCTGACGTGcttgggagaagggaaggagtCAGCAGAGGCTCCTGAGCTTCAAAATTTGGTGAAAGGAGAAAACGCTGAAGCACTGGTTTCTGACCTTCCCTAAGCTCCCCATCTTCCACGCTGGAGGAGCCCAGGGGGAGTAACCAAGTGGGTGATGCCCCATGTATACGTTAAACCTGGTTTTGACTTTCGGAGCAAAATTTAGGGGCATAGGGAGCGCCATGCTGGCCAGCCACAGCTGCGGGAGGAAGGCTGCTCCTCTGCCGCTGAAGAGGTGAGGCGCGGGCTGAGCTGGGCGTTGTGTCCCACAGGCCGACCGGGTGGGCAGTGAGCTGAAAGCCATGGTCCAGGTTCCACCCGGCTACTCCCTGGTGGGCGCGGATGTGGATTCCCAGGAGCTCTGGATAGCTGCTGTCCTTGGCGAGGCGCACTTTGCTGGCATGCACGGTGAGCTGGGGCTGCGCTGCGGGGGAATGGCTTTAGTGGGTAGTGGGATGATCCCCTGAGCCTGGTCCCGTTTGGTGTCTGACCCCTGATGCTCTCCCGCAGGCTGTACGGCCTTCGGCTGGATGACTCTGCAGGGGAAGAAGAGCAACGCGACAGACCTGCACAGCAAGACGGCCACCACGGTGGGCATCAGCCGGGAGCACGCCAAAATCTTCAACTACGGGCGCATCTACGGGGCTGGGCAGCCCTTCGCTGAGCGGCTGCTGATGCAGTTCAACCATCGGCTGACACAGGAGCAGGCTCGTGAGAAGGCTCAGCGGATGTATGCGGTCACCAAGGGTGTCCGGAGGTAGGCGGtgcctggggaggtggagggTGAGCGGGCACAGGGATGGTGGCAGTGTCCCACGGGACCTTGGCATGGGTCACTCTCCCCTCCAGGTTTCATCTCTCTGAGGAGGGAGAGTGGCTggtgagggagctgggcctgaCTGTGGACAGGGCGGAGGATGGATCAGTGTCAGCCCAGGATGTCCAGCAGCTCCAGAGAGAAGCCATGAAATGGTGAGATGCTCCAACCCCGCATGTCTCTGGTGGCATCAGGATGCGAGGtggagggagctgcagccccacatGCAGTGGGCAGAGAAGGGAGATGGGGCTGGGTAGTTCAGTCCCTTCCAGCTCCCCCAGGGCTGAGTAGGTTTGATCCGGGGGCTCTTGGTCTCTCCCAGTGAGCAGTTACCAGTAGAAGGCTACAGGGGCTCATCCAGCTGCCCCAAAACCAGGAGAGGGTGTTTGAGATTCTCAAACGGGgccagcagcctcctcccccACTTCTAGCAAacctcccctctgccccaccaGCTCCCGGAGGAAGAAGAAGTGGAACGTGGTGGAGCACCGTGTGTGGTCTGGAGGCACTGAGTCTGAGATGTTCAACAAGCTGGAGAGCATCGCCTtatccccctccccccagacACCGGTGCTGGGCTGCCACATCAGCAGGGCCCTGGAGCCCGCCGTGGCCAAGGGGGAGGTAAGGAcatggctctgtgctgctgcgcTTGTCTTCTCCAAAACGGCAACCCCATGTTCAGCCCTTATAGGCTGGAGACCCAGTAGGCTCTTGGAGCCATGCAAGAAGCCCGTTGCCCCTTTTCTTGATCTGCATGCCGTCAAGAAAACCCAACTGCCCTGAGCGTAACACTTCTTCCAGGAGCTCTCCTGTCCTGGGACCAGGCCCTGGACCCCAGTGCTCTCTCAGCGTCCGTCCGTGTTTCCTTTCCCCAGTTTCTGACCAGCAGAGTGAACTGGGTGGTGCAGAGCTCGGCCGTTGACTATCTGCACCTCATGCTCGTTGCCATGAA
Encoded proteins:
- the POLG gene encoding DNA polymerase subunit gamma-1 isoform X1 encodes the protein MGRQRGRKLPRAPLFGAAPRPRPGLRAPAAAPCWQRIPGRAAMRRLLWRRPVATKPQRCTSSSSASRPQPESPSQEPAKGQRRVNPLNIQMLSRTLHEQIFRGAQVHHSEAEIQRSVEHLQRHDLWGKETSMLPDVDLQLPHMYGDNIDEHFRLLAQKQSLPYLEAAHELLQCTLPPMPAQWAWQLGWTRYSPDGRAEAVDFPKERAMVLDVEVCVADGHCPTLAVAVSPHAWYSWCSKRLLEQRYSWSSHLTLADLIPLESPAGAGCAGKQDWLERVVVGHNVAFDRAFIKEQYLIQGSRLRFLDTMSMHMAISGLTGFQRSLWMAAKHGKRKGLQEVKQHMKKTCSKMEGPAITSWDWVHVSSINNLADVHALYVGGEPLEKEARQLFVKGTMADVRSHFQDLMSYCAHDVQATHEVFQEQLPLFMERCPHPVTFAGMLEMGVSYLPVNGNWKRYLDDAQGIYEELQKEMKKSLMNLANDACQLLHEDRYKDDPWLWDLEWDTQEFKQKKNPKKTKKKDQDGNSKAPLAATGTDGSTQEWQEDPGPPSEDEELKAPASQVCLEHLKETVALQPKRLQHLPGHPGWYRKLCPRLEEAGWVPGPSLISLQMRVTPKLMRLAWDGFPLHYSEKHGWGYLVPGRQDNLLAASSETEGSPCPHRVIEYLYRQHCLEKGKEQPPAPEAAVEDELLVMDSSTMWQKVEELGQLEGDVEDKIGRAEPSLAQGVPGITSHGWSQEGMEELPKLPEVRSQPSYHHGNGPYNDVNIPGCWFFKLPHKDGNDNNVGSPFAKDFLPQMEDGTLRAAVGRTHGTRALEINKMISFWRNAHKRISSQMVVWLKKGELPRVVTRHPDYNEEDDYGAILPQVVTAGTITRRAVEPTWLTASNARADRVGSELKAMVQVPPGYSLVGADVDSQELWIAAVLGEAHFAGMHGCTAFGWMTLQGKKSNATDLHSKTATTVGISREHAKIFNYGRIYGAGQPFAERLLMQFNHRLTQEQAREKAQRMYAVTKGVRRFHLSEEGEWLVRELGLTVDRAEDGSVSAQDVQQLQREAMKCSRRKKKWNVVEHRVWSGGTESEMFNKLESIALSPSPQTPVLGCHISRALEPAVAKGEFLTSRVNWVVQSSAVDYLHLMLVAMKWLFEEFDINGRFCISIHDEVRYLVQQQDRYRAALALQITNLLTRCMFAYKLGLQDLPQSVAFFSAVDVDQCLRKEVTMNCVTPSNPTGMEKKYGIPQGEALDIYQLIEITKGSLEKK
- the POLG gene encoding DNA polymerase subunit gamma-1 isoform X2, translated to MGRQRGRKLPRAPLFGAAPRPRPGLRAPAAAPCWQRIPGRAAMRRLLWRRPVATKPQRCTSSSSASRPQPESPSQEPAKGQRRVNPLNIQMLSRTLHEQIFRGAQVHHSEAEIQRSVEHLQRHDLWGKETSMLPDVDLQLPHMYGDNIDEHFRLLAQKQSLPYLEAAHELLQCTLPPMPAQWAWQLGWTRYSPDGRAEAVDFPKERAMVLDVEVCVADGHCPTLAVAVSPHAWYSWCSKRLLEQRYSWSSHLTLADLIPLESPAGAGCAGKQDWLERVVVGHNVAFDRAFIKEQYLIQGSRLRFLDTMSMHMAISGLTGFQRSLWMAAKHGKRKGLQEVKQHMKKTCSKMEGPAITSWDWVHVSSINNLADVHALYVGGEPLEKEARQLFVKGTMADVRSHFQDLMSYCAHDVQATHEVFQEQLPLFMERCPHPVTFAGMLEMGVSYLPVNGNWKRYLDDAQGIYEELQKEMKKSLMNLANDACQLLHEDRYKDDPWLWDLEWDTQEFKQKKNPKKTKKKDQDGNSKAPLAATGTDGSTQEWQEDPGPPSEDEELKAPASQVCLEHLKETVALQPKRLQHLPGHPGWYRKLCPRLEEAGWVPGPSLISLQMRVTPKLMRLAWDGFPLHYSEKHGWGYLVPGRQDNLLAASSETEGSPCPHRVIEYLYRQHCLEKGKEQPPAPEAAVEDELLVMDSSTMWQKVEELGQLEGDVEDKIGRAEPSLAQGVPGITSHGWSQEGMEELPKLPEVRSQPSYHHGNGPYNDVNIPGCWFFKLPHKDGNDNNVGSPFAKDFLPQMEDGTLRAAVGRTHGTRALEINKMISFWRNAHKRISSQMVVWLKKGELPRVVTRHPDYNEEDDYGAILPQVVTAGTITRRAVEPTWLTASNARADRVGSELKAMVQVPPGYSLVGADVDSQELWIAAVLGEAHFAGMHGCTAFGWMTLQGKKSNATDLHSKTATTVGISREHAKIFNYGRIYGAGQPFAERLLMQFNHRLTQEQAREKAQRMYAVTKGVRRFHLSEEGEWLVRELGLTVDRAEDGSVSAQDVQQLQREAMKCSRRKKKWNVVEHRVWSGGTESEMFNKLESIALSPSPQTPVLGCHISRALEPAVAKGEELSCPGTRPWTPVLSQRPSVFPFPSF